A single genomic interval of Lathyrus oleraceus cultivar Zhongwan6 chromosome 7, CAAS_Psat_ZW6_1.0, whole genome shotgun sequence harbors:
- the LOC127105607 gene encoding protein OXIDATIVE STRESS 3, with protein sequence MRDFLLDKLQAIMDGKSKTYWVDKDDDDDVTDSISNGYMTEDSMRSFFSSSEMDDDDQEVSSSSSSSNLNGPLYELSELMNHLPMKSGLSMFYQGKAQSFGSLARVENIEDLPKKEKPNYRNKVKSCKSFGLCTPKTTIAKKSSRGLCLSVISSRRKSFLGGSRSSFSGNKNI encoded by the exons ATGAGAGATTTTCTTCTTGACAAATTACAAGCAATCATGGATGGAAAAAGTAAAACCTATTGGGTTGAtaaggatgatgatgatgatgtaacTGATTCAATTTCTAATGGATATATGACAGAAGATTCAATGCGTTCATTTTTTTCTTCATCAGAGATGGATGATGATGATCAAGAAgtttcatcatcttcatcatcatcaaattTAAATGGTCCTTTATATGAATTATCAGAGCTCATGAACCATCTTCCTATGAA GAGCGGATTGTCTATGTTTTATCAAGGGAAGGCACAATCTTTTGGGTCTTTAGCAAGGGTGGAAAACATAGAAGATCTTCCTAAGAAAGAAAAACCAAATTACAGAAATAAAGTGAAATCATGCAAGAGCTTTGGTTTGTGCACTCCAAAGACAACAATAGCAAAGAAATCTTCAAGAGGACTTTGTTTATCAGTAATAAGTTCTAGAAGAAAGAGTTTCCTTGGAGGGTCTAGATCTTCCTTTTCTGGAAACAAAAACATTTGA